A stretch of the Enterobacter mori genome encodes the following:
- the ispF gene encoding 2-C-methyl-D-erythritol 2,4-cyclodiphosphate synthase translates to MRIGHGFDVHAFGGEGPIIIGGVRIPYEKGLLAHSDGDVALHALTDALLGAAALGDIGKLFPDTDPAFKGADSRELLREAWRRIQAKGYTLGNVDVTIIAQAPKMLPHIPQMRVFIAEDLGCHMDDVNVKATTTEKLGFTGRGEGIACEAVALLVKASK, encoded by the coding sequence ATGCGAATTGGACACGGTTTTGATGTACACGCCTTTGGCGGAGAAGGCCCAATTATCATTGGCGGCGTGCGTATTCCTTACGAGAAAGGACTGCTGGCGCATTCTGATGGCGACGTGGCGCTGCATGCGCTGACCGACGCGCTGCTGGGGGCCGCCGCGCTGGGGGATATCGGCAAGCTGTTCCCGGACACCGACCCGGCATTTAAAGGGGCAGACAGCCGTGAACTGCTGCGCGAAGCGTGGCGCCGCATTCAGGCTAAAGGCTACACCCTGGGTAACGTGGATGTGACAATCATCGCTCAGGCACCGAAAATGCTGCCGCACATTCCGCAGATGCGCGTGTTTATCGCGGAAGATCTGGGCTGCCATATGGATGACGTCAACGTCAAAGCGACCACCACCGAGAAGCTGGGCTTCACGGGCCGTGGCGAAGGCATTGCCTGTGAAGCCGTGGCGCTGCTGGTTAAGGCGAGCAAATGA
- the ispD gene encoding 2-C-methyl-D-erythritol 4-phosphate cytidylyltransferase codes for MAATFSDICAVVPAAGFGRRMQTECPKQYLSIGDKTILEHAVAALLAHPRVTHVVIAISSGDARFAQLPLANHPQITVVDGGAERANSVLAGIQAAGNASWVLVHDAARPCLHQDDLARLLALSETSKVGGILAAPVRDTMKRGEPGKQAIAHTVERVDLWHALTPQFFPRELLHDCLTRALKEGATITDEASALEYCGFHPELIEGRADNIKVTRPEDLQLAEFYLTRSTHQEKA; via the coding sequence ATGGCAGCAACTTTTTCGGACATCTGTGCCGTGGTGCCGGCCGCAGGTTTTGGCCGGCGCATGCAGACAGAATGTCCCAAGCAGTACCTTTCAATTGGCGATAAAACGATCCTTGAGCACGCCGTGGCGGCGCTGCTGGCGCACCCGAGGGTGACGCACGTGGTCATCGCCATCAGCTCTGGCGATGCGCGCTTCGCGCAGCTCCCGCTGGCAAATCACCCACAGATTACCGTCGTTGACGGTGGCGCCGAGCGCGCCAATTCCGTGCTGGCGGGCATTCAGGCTGCCGGAAACGCCTCGTGGGTACTGGTACATGACGCGGCGCGTCCGTGTCTGCATCAGGACGATCTTGCTCGCCTGCTGGCCCTGAGCGAAACAAGCAAGGTTGGCGGGATTCTGGCTGCCCCTGTGCGTGATACCATGAAACGCGGCGAGCCGGGCAAACAGGCTATCGCCCACACCGTTGAGCGCGTTGATTTATGGCACGCGCTGACGCCACAATTTTTCCCCCGCGAACTGCTCCATGACTGCTTAACGCGTGCGCTTAAAGAAGGTGCGACCATCACGGACGAAGCCTCGGCGCTGGAGTATTGCGGTTTTCACCCTGAGCTTATTGAAGGGCGCGCTGATAATATAAAAGTGACGCGCCCGGAAGATTTACAGCTCGCGGAATTTTATCTTACCCGTTCGACCCATCAGGAGAAGGCATAA
- the ftsB gene encoding cell division protein FtsB: MGKLTLLLLALLVWLQYSLWFGKNGLHDYSRVSDDVAAQQATNAKLKARNDQLFAEIDDLNGGQEAIEERARNELSMTKPGETFYRLVPDASKRNQGSAQNNR; this comes from the coding sequence ATGGGTAAACTAACGCTGCTGTTGCTGGCTTTGCTGGTCTGGCTGCAATATTCGCTGTGGTTCGGTAAGAACGGACTGCACGACTATAGCCGGGTAAGCGATGACGTCGCGGCTCAGCAGGCAACTAACGCCAAACTCAAGGCGCGAAACGATCAACTCTTTGCTGAAATTGATGACCTCAATGGCGGCCAAGAAGCGATTGAGGAACGCGCACGCAATGAACTCAGTATGACTAAGCCGGGCGAAACGTTTTATCGTCTGGTTCCGGATGCGTCTAAACGCAATCAGGGCTCAGCACAAAACAATCGATAA
- a CDS encoding DUF3561 family protein, translating into MRNSENYIITTGSEPLTTYDETTWSFPGAIVGFISWLLALGIPFLIYGGNTLFFFLYTWPFFLALMPVAVVVGIALHSLFNGRLLYSTVITIVTVVVMFGLLFLWLMG; encoded by the coding sequence ATGCGCAACAGTGAAAACTACATTATCACCACCGGGTCGGAGCCGTTAACGACCTACGACGAGACGACCTGGTCCTTCCCCGGGGCCATTGTCGGCTTTATCTCGTGGTTACTGGCGCTGGGCATCCCGTTTCTCATTTACGGCGGTAACACGCTGTTCTTCTTCCTCTATACCTGGCCTTTCTTCCTGGCGCTGATGCCCGTGGCGGTCGTGGTGGGTATTGCGCTGCATTCCCTCTTCAATGGCCGACTTCTGTATAGTACGGTTATCACGATTGTGACCGTTGTGGTGATGTTTGGCCTGCTGTTTTTATGGCTGATGGGCTAA
- the cysC gene encoding adenylyl-sulfate kinase, translating to MAAHDENVVWHPHPVTVAQREQLHGHRGVVLWFTGLSGSGKSTVAGALEEALHQQGVSTYLLDGDNVRHGLCSDLGFSDDDRKENIRRVGEVASLMADAGLVVLTAFISPHRAERQTVRERVGQDRFIEVFVDTPLEICEARDPKGLYKKARAGELRNFTGIDAVYEAPESPDIHLEGQQLVTNLVSQLLDLLRRDDIIRS from the coding sequence ATGGCTGCCCATGATGAGAACGTCGTCTGGCATCCTCATCCGGTCACCGTCGCCCAGCGCGAACAGCTCCACGGCCACCGTGGGGTTGTGCTGTGGTTTACCGGGCTGTCCGGCTCGGGTAAATCGACAGTGGCGGGCGCGCTGGAAGAGGCGTTACATCAGCAGGGCGTAAGCACGTACCTGCTGGATGGTGACAATGTGCGTCACGGCCTGTGCAGCGATTTGGGGTTTAGCGACGATGACCGCAAAGAGAACATCCGCCGGGTGGGCGAAGTCGCCAGCCTGATGGCTGACGCCGGGCTGGTGGTGCTGACCGCGTTTATTTCGCCTCACCGTGCCGAGCGTCAGACGGTGCGCGAACGCGTGGGTCAGGATCGCTTTATCGAGGTTTTTGTCGATACGCCGCTGGAGATTTGCGAAGCGCGCGATCCGAAAGGGCTGTACAAGAAAGCGCGTGCCGGAGAACTGCGTAACTTCACCGGAATTGACGCGGTCTACGAAGCGCCTGAATCCCCTGATATTCACCTGGAAGGTCAACAATTGGTAACAAATTTAGTAAGCCAATTATTAGACCTCCTCAGACGGGACGATATTATCAGATCCTGA
- the cysN gene encoding sulfate adenylyltransferase subunit CysN, which yields MNTTIAQQIANEGGVEAYLHAQQHKSLLRFLTCGSVDDGKSTLIGRLLHDTRQIYEDQLSSLHNDSKRHGTQGEKLDLALLVDGLQAEREQGITIDVAYRYFSTEKRKFIIADTPGHEQYTRNMATGASTCDLAILLMDARKGVLDQTRRHSFISTLLGIKHLVVAVNKMDLVNFSEEKFEEIRQSYLTFAEQLPGNLDIRFVPLSALEGDNVASQSANMPWYSGPTLLEVLETVEIQRVVDTQPMRFPVQYVNRPNLDFRGFSGTLASGFVKVGQRVKVLPSGVESTIARIVTFDGDLQEAGAGEAVTLVLKDEIDISRGDLLVDAHETLAAVQGASVDVVWMAEQPLTAGQSYDIKIAGKKTRARVDGIQFQVDINNLTQRDVTELPLNGIGLVDLTFDEPLVLDPYQQNPVTGGLIFIDRLTNVTVGAGMVREPKEHAAVASEFSAFELELNALVRKHFPHWGARDLLGGK from the coding sequence ATGAATACCACTATTGCTCAACAAATTGCTAACGAAGGCGGCGTGGAAGCGTATCTGCACGCGCAACAACATAAAAGCCTGCTGCGTTTTCTGACCTGCGGCAGCGTGGATGATGGGAAAAGTACCCTGATTGGCCGCCTGCTGCACGATACGCGCCAGATCTACGAAGATCAGCTCTCTTCCCTGCATAACGACAGCAAGCGTCACGGCACCCAGGGCGAAAAACTCGACCTGGCCCTGCTGGTGGACGGCCTGCAGGCGGAGCGCGAGCAGGGCATTACCATCGATGTGGCCTACCGTTACTTCTCTACCGAGAAGCGCAAATTTATTATTGCAGACACCCCGGGGCACGAGCAGTACACCCGTAACATGGCGACCGGGGCGTCTACCTGCGACCTGGCGATCCTGCTGATGGACGCGCGTAAAGGCGTGCTGGATCAGACCCGTCGTCACAGCTTTATCTCGACGCTGCTGGGGATCAAACACCTGGTGGTGGCGGTCAACAAGATGGATCTGGTGAACTTCAGCGAAGAGAAGTTCGAGGAGATCCGCCAGAGCTACCTGACCTTTGCCGAACAGCTGCCGGGCAACCTGGATATTCGTTTTGTGCCGCTTTCGGCGCTGGAAGGGGATAACGTCGCCTCCCAGAGCGCGAACATGCCTTGGTATAGCGGTCCTACGCTGCTGGAAGTGCTGGAAACCGTTGAAATTCAGCGCGTGGTCGACACCCAGCCGATGCGCTTCCCGGTACAGTACGTGAACCGTCCTAACCTCGATTTCCGCGGCTTCTCCGGCACCCTCGCGTCAGGCTTCGTGAAGGTCGGCCAGCGCGTTAAGGTGCTGCCATCCGGCGTGGAATCCACCATCGCCCGCATCGTCACCTTCGACGGTGACCTGCAGGAAGCGGGCGCCGGTGAAGCCGTAACGCTGGTGCTGAAAGACGAAATTGATATCAGCCGGGGTGACCTGCTGGTGGATGCCCACGAAACGCTGGCGGCAGTGCAGGGCGCGTCCGTAGATGTCGTGTGGATGGCCGAACAGCCGCTGACCGCTGGCCAGAGCTACGACATCAAAATTGCCGGAAAGAAAACCCGCGCCCGCGTGGACGGTATTCAGTTCCAGGTGGATATCAACAACCTGACCCAGCGTGACGTCACCGAGCTGCCGCTGAACGGCATCGGTCTGGTCGATCTGACCTTCGACGAACCGCTGGTGCTGGATCCGTATCAGCAGAACCCGGTCACGGGAGGGCTTATCTTTATCGACAGGCTGACCAACGTTACCGTCGGGGCCGGTATGGTGCGCGAGCCTAAAGAGCACGCTGCCGTGGCGTCTGAATTCAGCGCCTTCGAGCTGGAACTGAACGCGCTGGTGCGCAAGCACTTCCCGCACTGGGGCGCACGCGATCTGCTGGGAGGCAAGTAA
- the cysD gene encoding sulfate adenylyltransferase subunit CysD, whose translation MDQKRLTHLRQLEAESIHIIREVAAEFSNPVMMYSIGKDSSVMLHLARKAFYPGTLPFPLLHVDTGWKFREMYEFRDRTAKAYGCELLVHKNPEGVAMGINPFVHGSAKHTDIMKTEGLKQALNKYGFDAAFGGARRDEEKSRAKERIYSFRDRFHRWDPKNQRPELWHNYNGQINKGESIRVFPLSNWTELDIWQYIYLENIEIVPLYLAAERPVLERDGMLMMIDDDRIDLQPGEVIKQQMVRFRTLGCWPLTGAVESNAQTLPEIIEEMLVSTTSERQGRVIDRDQAGSMELKKRQGYF comes from the coding sequence ATGGACCAAAAACGTCTTACACACCTGCGGCAGCTTGAAGCGGAGAGTATCCATATTATCCGCGAAGTGGCCGCCGAGTTTTCTAACCCGGTGATGATGTACTCCATCGGTAAAGATTCCAGCGTCATGCTGCATCTGGCGCGTAAAGCGTTTTATCCGGGTACGCTGCCGTTCCCGCTGCTGCACGTGGATACCGGCTGGAAATTCCGCGAAATGTACGAGTTCCGCGACCGTACCGCGAAGGCCTACGGCTGCGAGCTGCTGGTGCATAAAAACCCGGAAGGGGTGGCGATGGGCATTAACCCGTTCGTGCACGGTAGCGCCAAACATACTGACATCATGAAAACCGAAGGGCTGAAGCAGGCGCTGAATAAATACGGTTTTGACGCGGCCTTCGGCGGCGCGCGCCGTGACGAGGAGAAATCCCGCGCCAAAGAGCGTATCTACTCCTTCCGCGACCGCTTCCACCGCTGGGACCCAAAAAACCAGCGCCCTGAGCTGTGGCACAACTACAACGGTCAGATCAACAAAGGCGAAAGCATTCGCGTCTTCCCGCTCTCTAACTGGACCGAGCTGGATATCTGGCAGTACATCTACCTGGAAAACATCGAAATCGTTCCGCTGTATCTGGCCGCTGAGCGCCCGGTGCTGGAGCGCGACGGCATGCTGATGATGATCGACGACGATCGCATCGACCTGCAGCCGGGTGAGGTAATCAAACAACAGATGGTGCGTTTCCGTACCCTCGGCTGCTGGCCGCTGACCGGCGCGGTGGAATCCAACGCGCAGACGCTGCCGGAGATCATCGAAGAGATGCTGGTCTCCACCACCAGCGAGCGACAGGGGCGCGTGATTGACCGCGACCAGGCAGGCTCCATGGAGCTGAAGAAACGTCAGGGTTATTTCTAA
- the cysG gene encoding siroheme synthase CysG, translating into MDYLPLFAAIKEKPVLVVGTGEIADRKIAFLQRAGAQVRVVEEADFEESQIDSVVLVIAATENRELNRRISDAAQARYRLVNVVDDQPLCSFIFPSIVDRSPLLVAISSGGTAPVLARVLREKIEALLPTSLGRMAEKASYWRNHLKTRLTSVTERRRFWERVFRGRFASLMQAGNETAAQKILEDELDNPGSTSGEIILVGAGPGDAGLLTLRGLQVLQDADVVFYDHLVTDGVRELIRRDAEQICVGKRAGEHSVPQHDTNQMLVDAAKAGKTVVRLKGGDPFIFGRGGEELQAAAEAGIPFQVVPGITAASAVTAYAGIPLTHRDYAQSVTFVTGHYKADSTPFDWSHLAQSRQTLAIYMGTMKAAEISEQLIQHGREATTPVAVISRGTRVDQHVATGTLEHLATLAKDAPMPALIVVGEVVQLHSTLAWFQNTTDTEGFGSSVVNLA; encoded by the coding sequence GTGGACTATCTGCCCTTATTTGCCGCGATAAAAGAGAAGCCAGTGCTGGTTGTGGGTACGGGTGAAATTGCCGATCGCAAAATCGCGTTCCTGCAACGGGCAGGCGCGCAGGTACGGGTAGTCGAAGAGGCGGATTTCGAGGAGTCGCAAATCGACAGCGTGGTGCTGGTGATTGCGGCAACCGAAAATCGTGAACTCAACCGCCGAATTTCTGACGCGGCGCAAGCCCGTTACCGCCTGGTGAACGTGGTGGACGACCAGCCTTTGTGCTCGTTTATCTTCCCGTCGATTGTTGACCGCTCGCCGCTGCTGGTGGCGATCTCCTCCGGCGGTACCGCACCGGTGCTGGCGCGCGTACTGCGGGAAAAAATCGAAGCGCTGCTGCCGACCAGCCTCGGGCGCATGGCGGAAAAAGCCAGCTACTGGCGCAATCACCTCAAAACCCGCCTGACCAGCGTGACGGAACGCCGTCGCTTCTGGGAACGCGTGTTTCGCGGCCGCTTTGCCAGCCTGATGCAGGCCGGTAATGAGACGGCGGCGCAGAAAATCCTCGAGGACGAACTGGATAACCCCGGCAGTACGAGCGGGGAGATCATTCTGGTGGGAGCCGGGCCGGGTGATGCCGGGCTCCTGACGCTGCGCGGCCTGCAGGTGCTGCAGGACGCGGACGTCGTGTTTTACGACCATCTGGTTACCGACGGCGTGCGTGAGCTGATCCGTCGCGACGCGGAGCAAATCTGCGTCGGCAAACGGGCTGGCGAGCATTCGGTGCCGCAGCACGACACCAATCAGATGCTGGTTGACGCCGCCAAAGCGGGTAAAACCGTGGTGCGCCTGAAAGGGGGCGATCCGTTTATTTTCGGTCGCGGCGGCGAAGAGCTGCAGGCGGCAGCCGAAGCGGGCATACCGTTCCAGGTGGTGCCCGGCATCACGGCGGCCTCTGCGGTGACGGCCTACGCCGGTATCCCGTTAACCCACCGCGATTACGCCCAGAGCGTGACCTTTGTGACCGGACACTACAAGGCCGACAGTACGCCGTTTGACTGGTCGCATCTTGCCCAGAGCCGACAAACGCTGGCGATCTACATGGGCACGATGAAGGCGGCAGAAATCAGCGAACAACTCATTCAGCACGGTCGCGAGGCGACGACGCCCGTTGCCGTTATTTCTCGAGGCACGCGCGTCGATCAGCACGTTGCGACGGGCACGCTGGAACACCTTGCAACCCTGGCGAAAGACGCCCCGATGCCCGCCCTGATCGTGGTGGGGGAAGTGGTGCAGCTGCACAGCACGCTCGCCTGGTTTCAGAACACAACCGATACAGAAGGCTTTGGTTCTTCTGTCGTAAATTTGGCTTAA
- a CDS encoding aminopeptidase → MFSATRHRIAALALGVCFILPVQAKNQPYGEIANMQARHIATVFPGRMTGTPAEMLSADYIRQQFADMGYQSDIRSFHSRYIYTSRNKTKNWHNVTGSTVIAAHEGKAAEQIIIMAHLDTFAPMSDADTDNNLGGLTLQGLDDNAAGLGVMLELAERMKNIPTKYGIRFIATSGEEEGKLGAENLLKRMSNEEKKNTLLVINLDNLIVGDKLYFNSGQSTPSSVRKLTRDRALAIARSHGVYATTNPGGNPDYPKGTGCCNDGEVFDKAGIPVLYVEATNWGLGKKDGYQQRAKTKAFPEGTSWHNVMLDNQQHIDSALPQRIEHRSRDVVKVMLPLVKELAKAGKV, encoded by the coding sequence ATGTTTTCCGCAACGCGCCACCGTATTGCTGCCCTGGCGCTCGGCGTTTGCTTCATCCTTCCGGTTCAGGCAAAAAACCAACCTTATGGTGAAATCGCCAATATGCAGGCGCGGCATATTGCCACGGTCTTCCCTGGACGCATGACCGGTACACCGGCCGAGATGCTCTCCGCAGACTATATTCGCCAGCAGTTTGCCGATATGGGCTACCAGAGCGATATCCGCTCGTTTCACAGCCGCTACATCTATACCTCACGTAATAAAACAAAAAACTGGCACAACGTGACGGGCAGTACGGTCATTGCCGCACACGAAGGGAAAGCGGCTGAGCAGATCATTATCATGGCGCATCTCGATACCTTCGCCCCGATGAGCGACGCCGACACCGACAATAACCTCGGCGGTTTGACGTTGCAGGGATTGGACGACAACGCGGCGGGTCTGGGCGTTATGCTTGAACTGGCCGAGCGAATGAAAAATATCCCAACGAAATACGGGATCCGCTTTATTGCCACCAGCGGAGAAGAAGAAGGAAAGCTTGGCGCTGAGAATCTCCTGAAACGCATGAGCAATGAGGAGAAAAAAAATACGCTGCTGGTGATCAATCTCGATAATTTGATCGTCGGCGATAAGCTCTATTTTAATAGTGGACAGAGCACCCCCAGCAGCGTGCGTAAATTAACGCGCGACCGGGCATTAGCCATTGCCCGTAGCCACGGTGTGTATGCCACCACCAATCCCGGCGGCAACCCGGATTATCCGAAAGGAACGGGCTGTTGTAACGACGGCGAAGTATTTGATAAAGCGGGAATTCCGGTTTTGTACGTTGAGGCGACGAACTGGGGTCTTGGCAAGAAAGATGGGTATCAGCAGCGGGCGAAAACGAAAGCGTTCCCGGAGGGGACAAGCTGGCATAACGTGATGCTGGACAATCAGCAGCACATTGACAGCGCGCTGCCTCAGCGAATTGAACACCGCAGCCGTGATGTGGTGAAGGTGATGCTGCCGCTGGTGAAGGAACTGGCGAAAGCGGGGAAAGTCTGA
- the cysH gene encoding phosphoadenosine phosphosulfate reductase: protein MSVLDLNALNDLPKVERILALAETNAHLEKLDAEGRVAWALENLPGDYVLSSSFGIQAAVSLHLVNQISPDIPVILTDTGYLFPETYQFIDELTDKLKLNLKVYRAKESAAWQEARYGKLWEQGVEGIEKYNEINKVEPMNRALKDLKAQTWFAGLRREQSGSRATLPVLAVQRGVFKVLPIIDWDNRTVYQYLQKHGLKYHPLWDQGYLSVGDTHTTRKWEPGMAEEETRFFGLKRECGLHEG from the coding sequence ATGTCCGTACTCGATCTAAACGCCCTTAATGACCTGCCAAAAGTCGAACGCATTCTGGCGCTGGCAGAAACCAATGCCCACCTTGAAAAGCTGGACGCCGAAGGGCGTGTGGCGTGGGCGCTGGAAAACCTGCCGGGAGACTATGTGCTGTCGTCGAGCTTTGGTATTCAGGCGGCGGTCAGCCTGCATCTGGTGAATCAGATCAGCCCGGACATTCCGGTGATCCTCACCGATACCGGCTACCTGTTTCCGGAAACCTACCAGTTTATCGACGAGCTTACGGACAAGCTCAAGCTGAACCTGAAAGTCTACCGCGCGAAGGAAAGTGCGGCCTGGCAGGAAGCGCGCTACGGCAAGCTCTGGGAGCAGGGCGTTGAGGGCATTGAGAAATACAATGAGATCAACAAAGTCGAGCCGATGAACCGCGCGCTGAAAGATCTGAAGGCTCAGACCTGGTTTGCGGGTCTGCGCCGCGAGCAGTCAGGAAGCCGCGCTACGCTACCGGTGCTGGCGGTTCAACGCGGCGTGTTCAAAGTGCTGCCTATCATTGACTGGGATAACCGCACCGTGTACCAGTACCTGCAAAAGCACGGGCTGAAGTACCATCCGCTGTGGGACCAGGGCTATCTGTCAGTGGGGGATACACACACCACGCGCAAATGGGAACCGGGAATGGCGGAGGAAGAGACACGATTCTTTGGGCTGAAGCGCGAGTGCGGGCTGCACGAAGGGTGA
- the cysI gene encoding assimilatory sulfite reductase (NADPH) hemoprotein subunit: MSEKHPGPLVVEGKLTDAERMKVESNYLRGTIAEDLNDGLTGGFKGDNFLLIRFHGMYQQDDRDIRAERAEQKLEPRHAMLLRCRLPGGVITTKQWQAIDKFAGENTIYGSIRLTNRQTFQFHGILKKNVKPVHQMLHSVGLDALATANDMNRNVLCTSNPYESELHAEAYEWAKKISEHLLPRTRAYAEIWLDQEKVATTDEEPILGQTYLPRKFKTTVVIPPQNDIDLHANDMNFVAIAENGKLVGFNLLVGGGLSIEHGNKKTYARTASEFGFLPLEHTLAVAEAVVTTQRDWGNRTDRKNAKTKYTLERVGVETFKEEVERRAGIKFEPIRPYEFTGRGDRIGWVKGIDNKWHLTLFIENGRILDYPGRPLKTGLLEIAKIHKGEFRITANQNLIVAGVPESQKAKIEKLARDHGLMNAVKPQRENSMACVSFPTCPLAMAEAERFLPSFTDKIEAILEKHGIPDEHIVMRVTGCPNGCGRAMLAELGLVGKAPGRYNVHLGGNRMGTRIPRMYRENITEPEILDSIDELVGRWAKEREAGEGFGDFTVRAGIIRPVLDPARDFWE, encoded by the coding sequence ATGAGCGAAAAACATCCCGGCCCACTGGTGGTCGAAGGCAAACTGACTGATGCCGAGCGCATGAAGGTAGAGAGCAACTACCTGCGCGGTACCATTGCCGAAGATTTGAATGACGGTCTGACCGGCGGTTTCAAAGGCGACAACTTCCTGCTGATCCGTTTCCACGGTATGTATCAGCAGGATGACCGCGATATCCGCGCCGAGCGTGCTGAACAGAAGCTGGAGCCGCGTCATGCGATGCTGCTGCGCTGCCGCCTGCCGGGTGGGGTGATCACCACCAAACAGTGGCAGGCCATCGACAAGTTTGCGGGTGAAAACACGATTTATGGCAGCATCCGCCTGACCAACCGTCAGACCTTCCAGTTCCACGGCATTCTGAAGAAGAACGTGAAGCCGGTGCACCAGATGCTGCACTCGGTTGGGCTGGACGCGCTGGCAACCGCCAACGACATGAACCGTAACGTGCTCTGCACCTCGAACCCGTATGAGTCCGAGCTGCACGCCGAAGCCTATGAGTGGGCGAAGAAGATCTCTGAGCACCTGCTGCCGCGCACCCGCGCCTATGCGGAGATTTGGCTCGATCAGGAAAAAGTAGCCACCACTGACGAAGAACCGATCCTCGGCCAGACCTATCTGCCGCGTAAGTTCAAAACCACAGTGGTGATCCCGCCGCAGAACGATATCGATCTGCACGCCAACGACATGAACTTCGTGGCGATTGCGGAAAATGGCAAGCTGGTGGGCTTTAACCTGCTGGTGGGCGGCGGTTTGTCCATCGAGCACGGTAACAAGAAAACCTATGCCCGCACGGCGAGCGAGTTCGGCTTCCTGCCGCTTGAGCATACGCTGGCGGTGGCGGAAGCGGTTGTGACGACTCAGCGCGACTGGGGCAACCGTACCGACCGTAAAAACGCGAAAACCAAATACACCCTGGAGCGCGTTGGCGTAGAGACGTTCAAAGAGGAAGTGGAGCGTCGCGCAGGCATCAAGTTTGAGCCGATCCGCCCTTACGAATTCACCGGTCGCGGCGATCGCATTGGCTGGGTTAAAGGTATCGACAATAAATGGCACCTGACGCTGTTTATTGAAAACGGTCGTATTCTGGATTATCCGGGCCGCCCGCTGAAAACCGGTCTGCTGGAAATTGCTAAGATCCATAAAGGCGAATTCCGTATTACCGCCAACCAGAATCTGATCGTTGCTGGCGTGCCGGAGAGCCAGAAGGCGAAGATCGAGAAGCTGGCGCGCGATCATGGGTTGATGAATGCGGTTAAACCGCAGCGTGAAAACTCCATGGCCTGCGTGTCGTTCCCGACCTGCCCGCTGGCGATGGCGGAAGCGGAACGTTTCCTGCCGTCATTTACTGACAAGATAGAAGCGATTCTGGAAAAACACGGTATTCCGGACGAGCATATTGTTATGCGCGTCACCGGCTGCCCGAACGGCTGCGGTCGTGCGATGCTTGCCGAGCTGGGGCTGGTCGGCAAAGCGCCGGGTCGCTACAACGTGCACCTTGGCGGCAATCGTATGGGGACGCGCATTCCGCGTATGTACCGTGAAAATATTACGGAACCGGAAATTCTCGATTCCATTGACGAGCTTGTCGGGCGCTGGGCGAAAGAGCGCGAAGCGGGTGAAGGCTTCGGCGACTTTACGGTGCGTGCGGGCATCATTCGCCCGGTGCTCGATCCCGCAAGGGATTTCTGGGAGTAA